A region of the Cannabis sativa cultivar Pink pepper isolate KNU-18-1 chromosome 3, ASM2916894v1, whole genome shotgun sequence genome:
CCAGTTCGAGAATGTTGTACCTCTATAACTTTCAATCACAAGATGCTTCAAGTTTGTATGGGGTCGAAGTGCGTCCAGTACATCTAATTCTTTTTGCGAACTTTCAGCCTCATCATCATTGTTCTTATCCTTTAAATTAGCCTTTGAAGCCTCTGTTGCATCATTAACATTTTCCAAACCCAAAATGCAAAGCCCTTCGCGTACATACTCAGCTTCTGCTAACTCTGTAATTTTAAACCCATCAACCTTATATTTGTCACTCAATACTACCTTTGGTAAGA
Encoded here:
- the LOC115709615 gene encoding putative disease resistance RPP13-like protein 1; the protein is MGSLIKLRYLDIDNVPLKEMPQPISQMKCLQFLPKVVLSDKYKVDGFKITELAEAEYVREGLCILGLENVNDATEASKANLKDKNNDDEAESSQKELDVLDALRPHTNLKHLVIESYRGTTFSNWITDYAFSNLVSVYLKNRKSCCYTPPLGRVASLKYLTIDGLDSVFAIGDEIDSIVPLNSFV